A region from the Marinobacter sp. SS13-12 genome encodes:
- a CDS encoding FAD-binding oxidoreductase yields the protein MTQYPPVPSYYAASANKAPRRPALQGQCEADVCVVGAGYTGLSTALFLAEAGFRVVVLEAATVGWGASGRNGGQIVNSFSRDLDSIERQTRPDHLRLLADMAFEGSQIIRQRVRDYRIRCDLKEGGIFAALNPRQLKHLEAQQALWRRFGYDKLELLDQEAIRARVGTDRYVGGAIDHTGGHIHPLNLALGEAAALESRGGVIHEHSEVLQILPGQPATVKTREGEVKAQFVVLAGNAYLGGLVPELGAKSMPCGSQIIATEPLDEATAKRLLPEDNCVEDCNYLLDYFRLSGDKRLIYGGGVVYGARDPANIERLIRPNMLKTFPELAQVKIDYAWTGNFLLTLSRLPQMGRLQDNVFYSQGCSGHGVTFTHVAGKALALAVQGQAECFDAFASLPHYPFPGGRAFRVPLTALGAWYYGLRDRLGV from the coding sequence ATGACCCAGTATCCCCCGGTTCCTTCCTATTACGCAGCCTCGGCGAACAAGGCACCCCGACGCCCGGCATTGCAGGGTCAATGCGAGGCGGACGTGTGCGTAGTGGGTGCCGGTTACACCGGCTTATCCACCGCGCTGTTTCTGGCAGAGGCCGGTTTCCGGGTGGTGGTGCTGGAAGCGGCAACGGTGGGCTGGGGTGCTTCCGGCCGCAACGGCGGCCAGATCGTAAACAGTTTCAGCCGGGATCTGGACAGTATCGAACGCCAGACCAGGCCAGACCATCTGCGACTGCTGGCGGACATGGCTTTTGAAGGCAGCCAGATCATCCGGCAGCGGGTGAGGGATTACCGTATCCGGTGCGACTTGAAAGAGGGTGGCATTTTCGCGGCCCTGAACCCGCGCCAGCTCAAACATCTGGAAGCACAGCAGGCGCTGTGGCGACGGTTCGGCTATGACAAACTGGAACTGCTGGACCAGGAAGCTATCCGCGCCCGTGTCGGCACCGACCGTTACGTCGGTGGCGCCATTGACCACACGGGCGGGCATATCCATCCGCTGAACCTGGCGCTGGGCGAGGCAGCAGCACTGGAATCCCGGGGCGGAGTCATCCACGAACATTCCGAAGTCTTACAGATTCTTCCCGGCCAGCCGGCAACGGTGAAAACCAGGGAAGGAGAGGTGAAGGCACAGTTCGTTGTTCTGGCCGGTAATGCCTACCTGGGCGGACTGGTGCCGGAGCTGGGCGCCAAGTCCATGCCCTGCGGCTCGCAGATCATCGCCACCGAGCCTCTTGATGAGGCCACCGCAAAACGACTTTTGCCCGAAGACAACTGCGTGGAGGACTGCAACTACCTGCTGGATTACTTCCGCCTCTCCGGCGACAAGCGCCTGATCTACGGCGGTGGCGTCGTCTACGGTGCCCGCGACCCGGCCAACATCGAGCGGCTGATCCGCCCCAACATGCTGAAAACCTTCCCGGAGCTGGCGCAAGTAAAAATCGACTACGCCTGGACCGGCAACTTCCTGCTCACCCTGTCACGCCTGCCACAGATGGGCCGGCTACAGGACAACGTATTCTATTCCCAGGGCTGCTCTGGCCATGGCGTTACCTTCACCCATGTGGCGGGCAAAGCCCTGGCGCTGGCTGTCCAGGGCCAGGCAGAATGCTTCGACGCCTTCGCCAGCCTGCCGCACTACCCGTTCCCGGGCGGGCGGGCATTCAGGGTGCCGTTAACGGCATTGGGAGCCTGGTATTACGGGTTGCGGGATCGGTTGGGGGTGTAA